Proteins encoded in a region of the Eretmochelys imbricata isolate rEreImb1 chromosome 10, rEreImb1.hap1, whole genome shotgun sequence genome:
- the FBXL22 gene encoding F-box and leucine-rich protein 22 codes for MHITQLNRECLLHLFSFLDKNSRKSLAQTCQKLLEVFQDPFLWPVLNFYSPVELKKDNFLLGSTLRYLSICWHSSRVKVCNIEDWMKNTFQKDICRKHENTVNDFLIQVCNRCPNLLSLTLSGCGHVTDDYLLLLLKSCPNLKILKLENCVRITDQTLEAVILCGGSLQTLHVDFCRNITQAGLKTVQEKCPSIMLKAERSADMIPDNKPREKLMLERAVRKLVLH; via the exons ATGCATATAACCCAGCTTAACCGGGAGTGCCTTTTGCACCTATTTTCTTTCCTGGACAAAAACAGTAGAAAGAGTTTAGCTCAGACATGTCAGAAATTACTAGAAGTGTTTCAGGATCcttttctgtggcctgtgctgaaTTTCTATTCTCCTGTGGAACTAAAGAAGGATAATTTTCTCTTGGGATCGACTTTAAGGTACCTGTCCATCTGCTGGCATTCAAGCAGAGTCAAGGTGTGTAACATTGAGGACTGGATGaaaaacacattccagaaagacaTCTGTCGCAAGCATGAAAATACGGTCAATGATTTTTTAATACAAGTTTGCAACAG ATGCCCAAACTTGCTGTCCCTGACCCTTTCTGGATGTGGCCACGTCACAGATGATTACCTGTTGTTGCTTCTCAAAAGCTGCCCAAACCTCAAGATACTCAAACTGGAAAACTGTGTGCGGATCACTGACCAGACTCTGGAAGCTGTGATCCTCTGTGGGGGCTCTTTACAAACCCTCCATGTGGATTTCTGCCGGAACATAACTCAGGCTGGTCTGAAGACAGTCCAGGAAAAATGTCCTTCAATAATGCTGAAAGCAGAGAGAAGTGCAGACATGATTCCGGACAACAAACCCCGGGAAAAATTGATGCTTGAAAGAGCAGTGAGAAAACTGGTACTGCACTAA